One part of the Arthrobacter sp. EM1 genome encodes these proteins:
- a CDS encoding TspO/MBR family protein has protein sequence MPPKFEEPVPAQPTPARAGTGLQIAALLGFMALAHAVSFLGSLAIIANAHGWYAAANKAPWTPPDWVFGTVWTVLYTTMAVAAWLIWRQQAARRGAMVAYGAQLALNLAWAPTFFGMYPMIGTAALWLALLIITALFVGVSVTVLRFGPLSRTAGALMLPYISWIIFSASLNLYAATTN, from the coding sequence GTGCCCCCGAAATTTGAAGAACCCGTCCCCGCCCAGCCGACGCCGGCCAGGGCCGGCACCGGCCTTCAGATCGCAGCGCTGCTGGGCTTCATGGCCCTGGCCCACGCGGTGTCATTCCTGGGTTCGCTAGCCATCATCGCCAACGCCCACGGCTGGTACGCCGCCGCGAACAAGGCACCCTGGACACCCCCGGACTGGGTCTTCGGGACCGTCTGGACGGTGCTGTATACGACCATGGCCGTAGCCGCCTGGCTCATCTGGCGCCAACAGGCGGCCCGCCGCGGCGCCATGGTCGCCTACGGCGCCCAGTTGGCCCTGAACCTTGCCTGGGCCCCCACGTTTTTCGGCATGTACCCCATGATCGGAACCGCCGCCCTGTGGCTCGCGCTCCTCATCATCACCGCACTGTTCGTGGGAGTAAGCGTGACGGTTCTCCGGTTCGGCCCCCTCAGCCGGACCGCCGGGGCCCTGATGCTCCCCTACATTTCCTGGATCATCTTCTCAGCCAGCCTGAACCTCTACGCCGCAACCACCAACTAG
- a CDS encoding IS110 family transposase codes for MNKRTYVGLDVHARSVKGCAIDRETGEILRQSLAANDAGIAEWVSGLPEPVLVVYEAGPTGFGLARLLVSAGVECLVAAPSKLQRPSGDRVKTDARDAEHLARLALLGQITPVRVPGRADEAARDLVRAREDVRTDLMRARHRISKLLLRHGLVYSGGHAWTDAHHTWLHRQRFDDPSLQAAYEASLEAAELTLDRRNRLDAKITALAATDRYAPVVRALMCLRGISVLTAFGLAVEIGDWTRFTGSTIGAYLGLVPSEHSSGASRSQGGITKTGNTHARRLLVEAAWHHRRPYANASRDMRARWDAADEASRVRGHQGNHRLHRKWDQFEARHKRRVIANVAVARELAGWCWSLAAAVQQEQPWTDE; via the coding sequence ATGAATAAGCGTACTTACGTCGGTTTGGATGTCCATGCACGCAGCGTCAAAGGCTGCGCGATCGACCGTGAAACGGGCGAGATCCTGAGGCAGAGCCTTGCCGCGAACGATGCGGGGATCGCCGAGTGGGTTTCCGGGCTGCCGGAGCCGGTCCTCGTTGTCTATGAGGCAGGCCCCACCGGATTCGGGTTGGCCCGGCTACTGGTCAGTGCAGGGGTCGAATGCCTGGTCGCGGCGCCGTCCAAGCTCCAGCGGCCGTCCGGGGACCGGGTGAAGACCGATGCCCGCGATGCCGAACATCTGGCCCGGTTGGCCCTGCTCGGACAGATCACGCCCGTGCGGGTTCCTGGCCGTGCGGATGAAGCGGCGCGGGACCTGGTCCGGGCCCGCGAGGACGTCCGTACGGATCTGATGAGGGCCAGGCACCGGATCTCGAAGCTCCTGTTGCGCCACGGTCTGGTCTACTCCGGCGGCCATGCCTGGACCGATGCCCACCACACCTGGCTGCACCGGCAACGATTCGATGATCCGTCCCTGCAGGCCGCTTACGAGGCCAGCCTGGAGGCCGCGGAGCTGACGCTGGACCGCAGGAACCGTTTGGATGCGAAGATCACGGCCCTCGCGGCCACCGACCGCTATGCACCCGTGGTCCGTGCGCTGATGTGTCTGCGCGGGATCTCGGTGCTCACCGCCTTCGGCCTGGCAGTGGAGATCGGTGATTGGACCCGCTTCACTGGCAGCACCATCGGCGCCTATCTGGGCCTGGTGCCCTCCGAACATTCCTCTGGTGCTTCACGGTCCCAAGGCGGCATCACTAAAACAGGAAACACCCATGCCCGCCGCCTGCTCGTCGAGGCCGCTTGGCATCACCGCCGTCCATATGCCAACGCAAGCCGTGACATGCGTGCCCGCTGGGACGCAGCCGATGAGGCCTCCCGGGTCCGCGGACATCAAGGCAACCACCGCCTGCACCGCAAGTGGGACCAGTTCGAAGCCCGTCACAAACGGCGCGTCATCGCCAACGTCGCTGTCGCACGGGAACTGGCTGGCTGGTGCTGGTCTCTCGCGGCCGCGGTCCAACAGGAGCAGCCATGGACGGATGAATAG
- a CDS encoding IS256 family transposase → MALDQSALFDLLGQLKLTDVSDRIRAATETLYQQLIEAEATAFIGAAPFERSETRTTQRNGSRPRTLTTTAGDLNLKIPKLRNGSFFPALLERRRRVDQALYAVVMEAYLHGVSTRKVDDLVKALGADTGISKSEVSRICEDLDHEVGAFRDRDLSAMDYPYVFLDATYCKARVGHRVVSQAMVVAFGVAADGRREVLGFDVGDSENEGFWTAFLRSLKARGLDGVKLVISDAHSGLKKAIGTVFQGAAWQRCRVHFMRNVLSTVPKGSQDMVASIIRTAFAQPDAGHVNTQFDEVTRMLLKSHPKVAAMLGDARDDVLAFTGFPARHWRQIWSTNPMERVNKEIKRRTDVVGVFPNPAALLRLAGAVLVEQHDEWEAGDRRYLSEASMDELKAMNTAPATPIEETILLPELTAA, encoded by the coding sequence ATGGCTCTAGACCAGTCTGCCCTGTTTGACCTTCTTGGCCAACTGAAACTCACCGATGTCTCCGATCGGATCCGTGCCGCGACCGAAACCCTGTACCAGCAGCTCATCGAGGCCGAGGCGACCGCGTTTATCGGCGCCGCCCCGTTCGAACGCTCCGAGACACGGACCACCCAGCGCAACGGGTCCCGGCCCAGGACGCTGACGACGACCGCCGGGGACCTGAACCTGAAGATCCCCAAGCTGCGGAACGGGTCGTTCTTCCCGGCCCTGCTCGAACGCCGCCGCCGCGTGGACCAGGCCCTCTATGCCGTGGTGATGGAGGCCTACCTGCACGGTGTCTCCACGCGGAAGGTCGATGATCTGGTCAAAGCGCTCGGGGCCGATACCGGGATCTCCAAGTCCGAGGTGTCCCGGATCTGCGAGGACCTGGACCACGAAGTCGGTGCGTTCCGGGACCGGGACCTCTCCGCCATGGATTACCCGTATGTGTTCCTGGACGCGACCTACTGCAAGGCCCGCGTCGGGCACCGCGTCGTGTCCCAGGCGATGGTGGTCGCCTTCGGCGTCGCTGCGGACGGACGCCGGGAAGTCCTGGGCTTCGACGTCGGCGACAGTGAGAACGAGGGCTTCTGGACCGCGTTCCTGCGGTCGCTGAAAGCCCGCGGCCTGGACGGGGTGAAGCTGGTGATCTCCGACGCGCACAGCGGCCTGAAGAAGGCCATCGGCACGGTGTTCCAGGGCGCGGCGTGGCAGCGTTGCCGCGTGCATTTCATGAGAAACGTACTCTCAACGGTGCCGAAGGGATCCCAGGACATGGTCGCCTCGATCATCCGCACCGCCTTCGCCCAGCCCGACGCCGGGCACGTGAACACCCAGTTCGACGAAGTCACCCGGATGCTCCTCAAATCCCACCCGAAGGTCGCCGCGATGCTCGGCGACGCCCGGGATGACGTGCTCGCGTTCACCGGGTTCCCGGCCAGACACTGGCGTCAGATCTGGTCCACGAATCCCATGGAACGAGTCAACAAAGAAATCAAAAGACGGACCGACGTCGTCGGGGTCTTCCCCAACCCGGCGGCCCTTCTCCGGCTCGCCGGCGCGGTCCTCGTCGAGCAACACGACGAATGGGAAGCCGGCGACCGCCGCTACCTCTCCGAGGCCTCCATGGACGAACTCAAAGCAATGAACACGGCACCCGCCACGCCGATCGAGGAGACGATTTTGCTCCCTGAACTCACGGCAGCATAA
- a CDS encoding ester cyclase has translation MTRNANIHAQERFGAAVNNGNLDQFDDVVAADCVDHDPAPGQGPGPQGFKDLFAGLRSHFPDLHLDVEHLTATDDDVAFAYTITGTHQGPLMGHPPTGKSFKIRGMQIGRFEDGKLIERWGSSDQLGMLTQLGLARQPWDDKQKVGNMVWDADESVQEDESGPVVAVPMDRWRALPTRVRVEDQSTSVPVSDAPDPEGGRNPDNDWLLRGV, from the coding sequence ATGACCAGGAACGCCAACATCCACGCCCAGGAGCGCTTCGGCGCCGCCGTAAACAACGGCAACCTCGATCAATTCGACGACGTCGTCGCGGCCGACTGCGTCGACCACGACCCGGCACCCGGACAAGGACCGGGACCGCAGGGATTCAAAGACCTGTTCGCAGGGTTGCGCTCTCATTTTCCCGATCTGCACCTCGACGTCGAACACCTCACAGCCACCGACGACGACGTCGCGTTCGCCTACACGATCACCGGGACACATCAGGGGCCGCTGATGGGCCACCCGCCCACCGGCAAGAGCTTCAAAATCCGGGGCATGCAGATCGGACGCTTCGAAGACGGCAAACTCATCGAACGCTGGGGAAGCAGCGACCAACTCGGCATGCTCACCCAACTCGGACTGGCGCGGCAGCCATGGGATGACAAGCAGAAGGTGGGCAACATGGTCTGGGACGCGGACGAGAGCGTTCAGGAGGACGAATCTGGTCCAGTTGTCGCGGTTCCTATGGACCGCTGGCGAGCCTTGCCGACGCGGGTGCGAGTGGAGGACCAGAGCACGTCCGTGCCGGTTTCGGATGCACCGGATCCTGAGGGCGGCAGAAACCCTGACAATGACTGGCTGCTCCGTGGCGTGTGA
- a CDS encoding TRAP transporter small permease, producing the protein MKRTLAPEELEEVIPSDAEEILHHGHVPPGRSGAVWLDKTFEWAVGAAILAELVVILLNIMVRVVTGDSVLWTQEVSEIALLTIAFIGGAVAYPKGANMSVQALIIRLPATWKPYLAALVDWLVFIMSAGAFALFVPTLAQQIEEKTPILQLPVFWVSLAFSCGMVLITWFAVVKLWRQERRPVVAAAGIAAAMVAVVLLAPPLFYYASPNVLLALVLAVLFLLLFLGLPIAFVLALASGIYLYLGGISNVSAMVLIISMGIG; encoded by the coding sequence ATGAAACGCACCCTCGCTCCCGAGGAACTCGAGGAAGTCATTCCGTCTGACGCGGAAGAGATCCTGCATCACGGTCACGTTCCCCCTGGCAGGAGCGGCGCCGTCTGGCTCGACAAGACCTTTGAATGGGCCGTGGGCGCGGCGATCCTCGCCGAGCTCGTCGTCATCCTGCTGAACATAATGGTCCGGGTCGTCACCGGAGATTCTGTGCTCTGGACTCAGGAGGTGTCAGAAATTGCGCTCCTGACCATTGCCTTCATTGGTGGAGCCGTCGCGTATCCGAAGGGAGCGAACATGTCGGTGCAGGCACTGATCATTCGCCTGCCCGCAACGTGGAAGCCCTATCTGGCCGCCCTAGTTGACTGGCTCGTCTTTATCATGAGCGCGGGGGCCTTCGCGCTCTTCGTGCCGACGCTTGCCCAGCAGATCGAGGAAAAGACGCCCATCCTGCAGCTGCCGGTGTTCTGGGTTTCCCTGGCGTTCTCTTGCGGCATGGTGCTCATCACGTGGTTCGCCGTCGTCAAGCTTTGGCGGCAGGAACGCCGGCCGGTCGTGGCCGCCGCAGGGATCGCCGCGGCGATGGTCGCCGTCGTCCTATTGGCCCCGCCGCTGTTCTACTACGCTTCGCCGAACGTCCTCCTGGCCCTGGTGCTCGCGGTCCTGTTCCTGTTGCTCTTCCTTGGCCTCCCCATCGCCTTCGTCCTGGCCCTCGCGTCGGGAATCTACCTCTACCTCGGCGGCATTTCCAATGTCAGCGCCATGGTGCTCATCATCTCCATGGGCATCGGCTAG
- a CDS encoding ANTAR domain-containing protein codes for MEKDGQANDFRRLLGLVDGAGDITDLLDRMAALAAATMGRATGARIGCVLTLRLHKLSPTVTGSSDAAAERRWARYSGEPVAAGNAAALAVPLQLRQDATAVLNFYAPATGLFIGGAVGVAVDFADAASDALRLSIRIAAADLLSRNLKAAMEGRTAINMACGVIIAQSRCSQEEAFGILLRASTSRNQKLHSVATEIVARFSGTTGTTTHFEA; via the coding sequence ATGGAAAAAGACGGGCAAGCCAACGATTTTCGGCGGCTACTCGGCCTGGTCGACGGCGCGGGGGACATCACGGATTTACTGGACAGGATGGCCGCGTTGGCTGCGGCGACAATGGGCCGGGCGACTGGGGCGCGGATCGGGTGCGTGCTGACCCTGCGGCTGCACAAGCTCAGCCCTACCGTCACCGGCAGCAGCGACGCGGCAGCAGAGAGAAGATGGGCCCGATACAGCGGCGAACCCGTCGCAGCGGGAAACGCTGCCGCGTTGGCCGTGCCTCTTCAGCTGCGCCAGGACGCGACTGCAGTTCTGAACTTTTACGCCCCCGCCACGGGTCTGTTTATCGGGGGTGCCGTTGGCGTGGCAGTCGACTTTGCGGACGCGGCCAGTGATGCCCTACGCCTGAGCATCAGGATCGCCGCGGCGGATCTGCTCAGCCGTAATCTGAAGGCCGCAATGGAGGGCAGGACAGCGATCAACATGGCCTGCGGGGTGATCATTGCGCAGAGCCGGTGTTCGCAGGAGGAAGCCTTCGGTATCCTCCTGCGGGCCTCGACCAGCCGCAACCAGAAGTTGCACTCCGTTGCCACGGAGATCGTCGCGCGCTTCTCCGGCACCACCGGAACGACAACCCACTTCGAGGCCTAA
- a CDS encoding IS256 family transposase yields the protein MSETLDPMATDVDQQELAQQLLAQAREQGIDLVGPGGLLNRLTQNVLETALEAEMDEHLGYGKHDVSGRGSGNSRNGIRTKTVLTEIGPVEIDVPRDTGSTFDPQTVKKRQRRLTGVDEIVLSLSAKGLTTGEIAAHFGEVFGATVSKDTISRITEKVIGEMTEWQNRPVYVAIGVSVNGERDILGLWAGDGGEGAKFWLSVLTEIKNRGVEDVCITVCDGLKGLPEAINTVWEFAVVQTCIVHLIRNTFRFAARQYWDAMSRDLRPVYTAPSEAAAKERFVDFSGKWGQRYPAITRLCDNAWSEFVPFLDYDVEIRRVICSTNAIESVNARYRRAIRARGHFPTDQAALKCLYLATRALDPTGKGRARWATRWKPALNAFAITFEGRIN from the coding sequence ATGAGCGAAACACTGGATCCCATGGCGACTGATGTGGATCAGCAAGAGTTGGCGCAGCAGCTCCTGGCGCAGGCCAGAGAACAGGGTATCGACCTCGTGGGCCCGGGCGGGTTGTTGAACCGACTCACGCAGAACGTTTTGGAGACCGCCCTGGAAGCCGAGATGGACGAGCACCTCGGTTACGGAAAACACGACGTGTCCGGGCGCGGAAGCGGGAACTCCCGTAACGGCATCCGCACGAAGACCGTGCTGACGGAGATCGGGCCGGTGGAGATCGATGTGCCGCGGGACACCGGCTCCACGTTCGACCCGCAGACGGTCAAGAAACGTCAGCGGCGCCTGACGGGCGTGGATGAGATTGTGCTGTCGCTGAGCGCGAAGGGCCTTACGACCGGCGAGATCGCGGCCCATTTCGGGGAGGTGTTCGGTGCCACGGTATCGAAAGACACGATCTCCCGGATCACTGAAAAGGTGATCGGTGAAATGACTGAGTGGCAGAACCGGCCGGTCTACGTTGCGATCGGCGTCAGCGTCAACGGCGAACGGGACATCCTCGGGCTGTGGGCGGGGGACGGCGGGGAAGGTGCGAAGTTCTGGCTCTCCGTCCTGACGGAAATCAAGAACCGCGGCGTGGAGGACGTGTGCATCACCGTCTGCGACGGGCTCAAAGGCCTGCCCGAGGCCATCAACACCGTGTGGGAGTTCGCTGTAGTCCAGACCTGCATCGTCCACCTGATCAGGAACACCTTCCGGTTCGCGGCCCGGCAATACTGGGACGCAATGTCCCGTGATCTGCGCCCGGTCTACACTGCTCCGTCCGAGGCCGCGGCGAAGGAACGCTTCGTCGATTTCTCCGGCAAATGGGGCCAACGGTATCCGGCGATCACCCGGCTGTGCGACAACGCGTGGAGCGAGTTCGTGCCGTTCCTGGACTACGACGTGGAAATCCGGCGGGTCATCTGCAGTACGAACGCCATCGAGTCCGTCAACGCCCGCTACCGGCGCGCGATCCGAGCCCGGGGACATTTCCCTACCGACCAAGCCGCACTGAAATGCCTCTACCTGGCCACTCGGGCACTGGACCCGACTGGCAAAGGCAGGGCACGATGGGCGACGAGGTGGAAGCCGGCCCTGAACGCGTTCGCCATCACCTTCGAAGGAAGAATCAATTAA
- a CDS encoding substrate-binding domain-containing protein, which translates to MTVWGSADSGGYEGIDEAAAELGYSTFVMNSRDDPEEQRRKTDTMLARRVDGLIIGDAHLDTGLLVELTDRKVPFVLMNRRVPGYPAATCDDVLGGELVAEHLWNTGHRNVAVIAGEPYASTAVDRTAGFVDRWRSLGGKLPGNAVVWSRFDTAGGREAAETILTHCRPRPTALFAVNAFAAIGAMGALRSHGLTVGTDVAVVGFNDTSLAAELPIPLSSVRSPMLDIGRTAVQLLKGVLDGAHVESIRLEPTLYVRESSARTEPASASRAASEI; encoded by the coding sequence GTGACCGTATGGGGAAGTGCGGATTCAGGCGGGTACGAGGGCATCGACGAGGCCGCGGCGGAACTGGGCTATTCGACATTTGTGATGAACTCGCGCGATGACCCGGAGGAACAACGACGCAAGACCGACACCATGCTCGCCCGGCGGGTGGACGGGCTGATCATCGGTGACGCCCATTTGGACACTGGGCTGCTGGTGGAACTGACCGACCGGAAGGTGCCGTTTGTGCTGATGAACCGCCGCGTCCCGGGCTACCCGGCGGCCACCTGCGACGACGTCCTGGGCGGGGAGCTTGTGGCCGAGCACCTGTGGAACACCGGGCACCGGAATGTCGCGGTGATCGCCGGGGAGCCGTACGCCAGCACGGCTGTGGACCGGACGGCCGGTTTCGTCGACCGCTGGCGTTCGCTGGGGGGAAAGCTGCCCGGGAACGCCGTGGTGTGGTCCCGGTTCGATACTGCCGGGGGCCGTGAAGCGGCCGAGACCATCCTGACGCACTGCCGTCCCCGCCCGACGGCGCTTTTCGCCGTCAATGCCTTCGCCGCGATCGGGGCCATGGGAGCGCTGCGGTCCCATGGGCTCACCGTCGGTACCGATGTGGCAGTGGTCGGCTTCAATGACACGTCACTGGCCGCGGAGCTGCCCATTCCGCTGTCCTCCGTCCGCTCGCCCATGCTGGATATCGGACGTACGGCGGTGCAGCTGCTAAAGGGCGTGCTCGACGGCGCACACGTCGAATCGATCAGGTTGGAACCGACCCTGTACGTGCGGGAAAGCAGCGCCCGGACAGAGCCCGCCAGCGCGTCCCGGGCTGCGTCTGAAATATAA
- a CDS encoding NADH:flavin oxidoreductase has protein sequence MPDFAPLWSPVQIGPTGLSNRVALAPMTRISATEDGHATQKMAAYYEAYARGGFGLLITEGIYPDTAYSQGYLFQPGIATKEQAHSWIKVVEAVHSAGARIFAQLMHAGAQTQGNRFVDSTIGPSAIAPKGEQLAFYRGEGPYPVPGQITATQMDEVRDGFVTAALHAKAAGFDGVEIHGANGYLLDQFLTDYLNTRTDNYGGSPENRVRFAAEICRAVREAVGPDMSVGIRISQAKVSDNDHRWSGGAEEARIIFETLGAIGIDFIHTTEYRAAAPAFENGTESLAALAKKYSGITIIANGNLDDPETAVSLLRDGDADVVALGRAALANRNWPHRVRNNLAFDELDTRLFAPVADVKDWELELPA, from the coding sequence GTGCCGGATTTCGCACCCCTCTGGTCCCCTGTTCAGATCGGCCCAACCGGGCTGAGCAATCGTGTTGCTCTAGCTCCCATGACGCGCATCAGCGCCACCGAGGACGGGCATGCGACACAGAAAATGGCCGCCTACTATGAGGCCTATGCCCGCGGCGGCTTCGGACTCCTGATCACCGAAGGCATCTACCCCGACACCGCCTACAGCCAGGGCTACCTGTTCCAGCCGGGCATCGCCACCAAAGAACAAGCACACTCCTGGATAAAGGTCGTCGAGGCGGTCCACTCCGCCGGCGCCCGGATCTTCGCCCAGCTCATGCATGCAGGGGCCCAGACCCAGGGGAACCGGTTCGTGGACTCCACCATTGGTCCCTCCGCGATCGCCCCCAAGGGTGAACAATTGGCCTTCTACCGCGGAGAAGGCCCCTACCCCGTTCCCGGGCAGATCACCGCGACCCAGATGGACGAGGTCCGCGACGGCTTCGTCACGGCTGCACTGCACGCTAAGGCAGCCGGATTCGACGGCGTAGAAATCCACGGCGCGAACGGGTATCTGCTTGACCAGTTCCTCACCGACTACCTCAACACCAGGACCGACAACTACGGCGGCTCACCCGAGAACAGGGTGCGTTTCGCTGCCGAAATCTGCCGCGCCGTCCGCGAGGCCGTGGGTCCGGACATGAGCGTGGGAATCCGTATTTCCCAGGCCAAGGTCAGTGACAATGACCACCGGTGGAGCGGTGGCGCCGAAGAAGCACGAATCATCTTTGAAACCCTCGGTGCTATCGGGATCGATTTTATCCACACCACCGAATACAGGGCCGCGGCCCCGGCCTTCGAAAACGGCACGGAGTCCCTTGCCGCCCTGGCCAAGAAGTACTCGGGAATAACGATCATCGCCAACGGCAACCTCGACGACCCCGAAACCGCCGTCTCCTTGCTCCGTGACGGGGACGCCGATGTCGTCGCCCTGGGCAGAGCAGCCCTCGCGAACCGGAACTGGCCCCACCGGGTACGCAACAACCTCGCCTTCGACGAGCTCGACACCAGGCTCTTCGCTCCGGTAGCGGACGTCAAGGACTGGGAACTGGAACTTCCCGCATAA
- a CDS encoding IS481 family transposase codes for MVHRNARLTPAGRSILVQRVLQGRPVAHVAKEMGVSRTCAHRWFRRYLEHGSDGMEDRSSRPRSCPHATPSAKIDEVLEARVKHREGPVELGERCQVPARTVSRIIARAGLPRLWELDPISGERIRAGRATDHRYERDTAGELLHIDVKKLGKIPDGGGWRVHGRSEAVRGRGIGYDYVHVAVDDHSRLAYVEVLPDEKGPTCAAFLANAAAFTAANGAPVQEVMTDNALAYIRSAAFSKVMEDLGAKHRRTKPRSPWQNGKAERFNRTLQEGWAYKNAYDSSNHRAQALTGWLDFYNHRRNHAALGGRPPISRCNQPAG; via the coding sequence ATGGTCCACCGTAATGCCCGTCTGACTCCTGCCGGTAGAAGCATCCTTGTCCAGCGTGTTCTTCAGGGCCGTCCCGTGGCCCACGTGGCGAAGGAAATGGGTGTTTCGCGGACCTGCGCCCACCGGTGGTTCCGGCGATATCTGGAGCACGGCTCGGACGGTATGGAGGATCGCTCGTCCCGCCCGCGTTCCTGCCCGCACGCCACCCCCTCGGCGAAAATCGACGAGGTCCTCGAGGCGCGGGTAAAGCACCGCGAGGGTCCGGTCGAGCTGGGTGAACGGTGCCAGGTCCCGGCCCGCACGGTCTCCCGGATCATCGCCCGGGCCGGGCTGCCCCGGTTATGGGAACTGGACCCGATCAGCGGCGAACGCATCCGCGCCGGCCGGGCAACCGACCACCGCTACGAACGCGACACCGCCGGAGAACTGCTGCATATCGACGTGAAGAAGCTCGGGAAAATCCCGGACGGCGGAGGCTGGAGGGTCCACGGCCGATCCGAAGCCGTCAGAGGCCGCGGTATCGGCTATGACTACGTCCACGTGGCCGTCGATGACCACTCACGCCTGGCCTACGTCGAGGTTCTCCCGGATGAGAAGGGCCCCACCTGCGCGGCGTTCCTGGCCAACGCCGCAGCGTTCACGGCCGCCAACGGAGCCCCCGTGCAAGAGGTCATGACGGACAACGCCCTGGCCTACATCCGGTCCGCTGCCTTCTCCAAAGTCATGGAGGACCTCGGCGCCAAACACCGGCGCACAAAACCCCGCAGCCCCTGGCAAAACGGCAAAGCCGAACGGTTCAACCGCACCCTCCAGGAAGGCTGGGCCTACAAGAACGCCTACGACTCCAGCAACCACCGCGCACAAGCCCTCACCGGCTGGCTAGACTTCTACAACCACCGCCGAAACCACGCAGCCCTCGGAGGACGACCACCCATCAGCAGATGTAACCAACCTGCTGGCTGA
- a CDS encoding multidrug DMT transporter permease yields MTHASAVSAISSYHWLGIPIAVAGAVLLALGTLFQHKAVEDQGAAPGRTAGSMGGGRLQALMRKPVWLGGTAMLAAAILLQLTSLRFSPLIVVQPIGAVALVVTTLATARMTRRSPGRRALTSVALCVGGVGAFVAVAAVSAQDVLISDGHLITILVILGIVLAAFGTGYGLWRRRWGAIIFTGGAGVLFGFVAALAKTVIARLFQGDFEWLSLSCLAGLVIAAVSGTFLVQNAHTRGTPELVVAGLTVIDPLVAVTIGITILGEADTAPPQAFIAYLLAGAVAVTGVLLLATVKKVPTLPARE; encoded by the coding sequence ATGACCCATGCTTCCGCCGTGTCAGCGATTTCGTCCTATCACTGGCTCGGTATCCCGATCGCCGTCGCCGGGGCTGTACTGCTGGCCCTCGGCACGCTGTTTCAACACAAAGCCGTGGAAGACCAGGGGGCCGCCCCGGGGCGGACCGCCGGGAGCATGGGCGGGGGACGCCTCCAGGCCCTAATGCGCAAACCGGTCTGGCTGGGCGGGACAGCGATGCTCGCCGCTGCAATACTCCTGCAGCTTACGAGCCTGAGATTTTCACCCCTGATCGTGGTGCAGCCCATCGGCGCGGTCGCCCTGGTTGTGACCACGTTGGCCACGGCACGGATGACCCGCCGGTCCCCGGGGCGCCGGGCCCTCACATCCGTGGCTTTGTGTGTCGGTGGGGTGGGCGCGTTCGTTGCTGTCGCTGCCGTGTCCGCCCAGGACGTTCTAATCAGCGACGGGCACCTCATCACTATCTTGGTTATTCTCGGTATCGTCCTCGCCGCATTTGGAACGGGTTACGGTCTCTGGCGGCGGCGATGGGGGGCCATCATCTTTACCGGTGGTGCCGGTGTCCTGTTCGGATTCGTCGCGGCCTTGGCAAAGACCGTCATCGCCCGGCTCTTCCAGGGCGATTTCGAATGGCTGTCCCTTAGCTGCCTGGCCGGGCTGGTGATTGCCGCCGTGTCCGGGACGTTCCTAGTCCAGAACGCACACACCCGGGGCACTCCCGAACTCGTCGTGGCCGGGCTGACAGTCATCGACCCCCTCGTCGCCGTCACCATCGGCATCACCATCCTCGGCGAAGCCGACACCGCCCCGCCCCAAGCGTTCATCGCCTACCTCCTTGCAGGCGCCGTAGCGGTCACCGGAGTCCTCCTCCTCGCAACAGTCAAAAAGGTGCCGACGCTTCCAGCACGTGAATAG
- a CDS encoding EAL domain-containing protein, with protein MISAIGQEILAQTCVQLKSGRGQDREHSVAVNVSAEQLRAPGYARTVKDTLAVAGIRCDQLILEVTESVFMDPTPLITTQLGLLRRQGIKVALDDFGSGYSSLGRLQDLPVDILKIDQSFVSVIIIGDEGLPILDSMTAMAHNLGLKITAEGVETPEQARYLLGLGCDSLQGYLFSRPVPPRELPAAEHHARRAITELHSGHIQVESRPC; from the coding sequence CTGATCAGCGCTATCGGCCAGGAGATCCTGGCCCAGACCTGCGTCCAGCTCAAATCCGGGCGGGGACAGGACCGGGAACACTCCGTGGCCGTGAACGTCTCAGCCGAGCAACTGCGGGCGCCAGGATACGCGCGCACCGTTAAGGACACCCTGGCCGTCGCCGGGATCCGCTGCGACCAATTGATCCTGGAAGTCACCGAAAGCGTCTTCATGGACCCAACTCCGCTTATCACCACCCAGCTGGGGCTGCTGCGCCGCCAAGGCATCAAGGTCGCCCTGGATGACTTCGGCTCCGGGTATTCATCCCTCGGCCGGCTCCAGGATCTTCCCGTGGACATCCTCAAGATCGACCAGTCCTTCGTCTCCGTGATCATCATCGGGGACGAGGGGCTCCCGATCCTCGATTCCATGACCGCAATGGCCCACAACCTCGGACTCAAAATCACCGCCGAGGGAGTCGAAACCCCCGAACAGGCCCGATACTTGCTCGGCCTCGGATGTGACTCCCTCCAGGGCTACCTCTTCTCCCGCCCCGTCCCGCCCCGGGAACTCCCGGCAGCTGAGCATCACGCCAGAAGAGCCATCACAGAACTCCATTCCGGCCACATACAGGTGGAGTCCCGGCCTTGTTAG